A single genomic interval of Longimicrobiales bacterium harbors:
- a CDS encoding universal stress protein — translation MDSIRCIVLGIADATEDPHLDHAVALAARLGATLHVVHSYHLPDPALYPYVEMSVFGPDARKEVHRGVQQLLEEQIRKLSPSQSVRCRAVPVPAATAVLDMAREVAADLIIVGATRHGPVARAIVGTTAQRVLRRARAPVLVSRAPLEGQRRVLLTTDLSALSAKVHERGIRLASLLTGGEAQNRTVFVVDYAVPLMAPLEPGVLMDVGRRELDAFLEQTGAERAEGKVRVGEPTREIAAEAEAWGADLLVLGTHGRSGASRFLIGSVAEAVIRAVHCNTLVLPAAALIPEAEAEPL, via the coding sequence ATGGACTCCATTCGCTGCATCGTGCTCGGTATCGCGGACGCGACGGAGGACCCTCACCTGGATCACGCCGTCGCGCTGGCTGCCCGGCTGGGAGCGACGCTCCACGTCGTGCATTCCTACCATCTGCCGGATCCCGCCCTCTATCCCTATGTGGAGATGTCGGTGTTCGGACCTGACGCCCGGAAGGAGGTCCATCGGGGAGTGCAGCAGCTTCTCGAGGAGCAGATCAGGAAGCTGTCGCCGAGCCAGAGCGTGAGGTGCCGGGCGGTACCCGTGCCTGCGGCGACGGCGGTGCTGGACATGGCGCGCGAAGTGGCGGCGGACCTCATCATTGTGGGTGCGACGCGGCACGGTCCGGTCGCGCGCGCCATAGTAGGCACGACTGCGCAGCGCGTCCTGCGACGTGCCCGCGCCCCGGTACTCGTGAGCCGCGCGCCGCTGGAAGGACAGCGGCGTGTGCTGCTGACCACGGACCTGTCGGCGCTCAGTGCGAAAGTCCACGAGCGAGGCATCCGGCTGGCGTCACTGCTCACCGGAGGAGAGGCCCAGAATCGAACGGTGTTCGTCGTCGACTACGCCGTACCACTCATGGCGCCGCTCGAGCCGGGTGTGCTGATGGATGTCGGCAGGCGGGAGCTGGATGCGTTCCTGGAGCAGACCGGCGCGGAGCGCGCCGAGGGCAAGGTGCGGGTGGGTGAGCCGACACGCGAGATCGCTGCCGAAGCGGAGGCGTGGGGGGCGGACCTGCTGGTGCTGGGAACGCACGGGCGGAGCGGTGCGTCACGGTTCCTGATCGGCAGCGTAGCCGAAGCCGTGATCCGCGCCGTGCACTGCAACACACTCGTTCTGCCCGCTGCCGCACTCATCCCGGAGGCGGAGGCCGAGCCGCTCTGA
- a CDS encoding cytochrome c3 family protein — MRHSFIRTTITMAACAAVLWLMALPGSAGAQQSTDAQCTLCHGELELMRRHAASLAEARALVVSDLTLRASAHESLSCASCHTGFSRYPHERTADVGTESCTSCHEPESQAHARGVHAATSVTRTPGQPATQAATCADCHGIHDAVAIDTSSAEVRARLNGDCVACHASAALPPDDPHLDAVTCTSCHVAHDMRRVDDPASSLAPLAQPATCGACHAAAADSVPHDVHGRALAALDPALTLSRLQARADAPPTCSSCHGAHGMRAPSQAEFEQDMVAACGACHEDYSDTYFGTYHGKATTLGSEIVATCNACHGAHAILPADEPASHVSDARLIQTCGACHPHADAKFVLYDSHPDPWDRERNPPLFYSFIFMNAMLFGVVGVFTLHTALWWLRLWLDRRKGEHARAGGDHV; from the coding sequence TTGAGGCACAGCTTCATCCGAACAACGATCACGATGGCCGCCTGTGCGGCCGTGCTCTGGCTGATGGCGCTGCCCGGCTCCGCTGGCGCGCAACAGTCCACCGACGCGCAATGCACACTCTGCCATGGCGAGCTGGAGCTCATGCGGCGACATGCCGCGTCACTCGCCGAGGCACGCGCACTCGTCGTCTCCGATCTCACGCTCCGTGCATCCGCGCACGAGTCACTATCGTGCGCCAGCTGCCATACCGGATTCAGCCGCTATCCGCACGAGCGGACCGCCGATGTCGGTACGGAGTCGTGCACGTCGTGTCATGAGCCGGAATCGCAGGCACATGCCCGCGGCGTCCATGCAGCCACATCGGTCACGCGCACTCCCGGCCAACCCGCGACTCAGGCGGCCACGTGCGCCGACTGTCATGGCATTCACGACGCGGTGGCAATCGATACGTCGTCCGCCGAGGTCCGCGCCCGCCTCAATGGCGACTGTGTCGCCTGCCACGCCTCCGCGGCACTGCCGCCCGACGACCCGCATCTCGACGCGGTCACCTGCACGAGCTGTCACGTCGCTCACGACATGCGCCGCGTCGATGATCCCGCATCATCGCTCGCACCGCTCGCCCAGCCGGCAACGTGCGGAGCGTGCCACGCGGCCGCGGCGGACTCAGTGCCGCACGACGTGCACGGGCGCGCCCTCGCGGCACTGGATCCCGCACTCACGCTGTCGCGGCTGCAGGCGCGCGCGGATGCGCCGCCGACGTGCTCGAGCTGCCACGGCGCGCACGGTATGCGCGCACCATCACAGGCGGAGTTCGAGCAGGACATGGTCGCGGCGTGCGGCGCCTGTCACGAGGATTATTCCGACACCTATTTCGGCACGTACCACGGCAAGGCGACCACTCTCGGATCGGAGATCGTCGCCACGTGCAACGCCTGCCATGGTGCCCACGCGATTCTGCCGGCGGATGAGCCCGCGTCGCACGTGTCCGACGCGCGTCTCATCCAGACCTGCGGCGCGTGTCATCCTCACGCCGATGCGAAGTTCGTCCTCTACGACTCGCATCCCGATCCGTGGGACCGCGAGCGGAATCCGCCGCTCTTCTACTCCTTCATATTCATGAATGCGATGCTGTTCGGCGTGGTCGGCGTGTTCACACTGCACACGGCGCTGTGGTGGCTGCGGCTCTGGCTGGACCGGCGCAAGGGCGAACACGCCAGGGCGGGAGGTGACCATGTCTGA
- a CDS encoding ATP-binding protein yields MAARVLIIGNSSEPASWRASLTRSFQVDTAADADALVHGTTHFDAALIDGGAVDPLLMAQRLHARDATLQLTVVAASGERPSLERAMILRRGVGELWIAEPSDLDAAFIERAAQVTRQRRGFRTMHRRIEHDLAAIEPHSARRAFISDAYLATLLGLLPDPVISFDHDMRVISWNDAATQFFARTRGNVLGQPILDITTPVDRAALENLLSGHTSPSPARAEITFVVDGEPRVAEALTARVSAEGRTTHMLVLHDVTEQRRIQTELEANATELEAQSEELQHQSAMLEEAHADLASVNEELQRANAALTQRTADAEKAREEAERANLAKSEFLATMSHEIRTPINAIIGYNELLQMELAGPLTAQQRQHLERVHSSSQHLLALIQDVLDLARIEARRVDVETERALAVNAVAAAVEIVAATAHGRDIALSSVALAGDGETYYYGDERRVQQILVNLLSNAVKFTGRGGRVEIAYGVENDSPLDGTDAAFIRVTDTGIGIAPGDLARIFKPFEQVQQGRTRDHGGAGLGLAISRELAQLMGGDITVTSEVGRGSAFTLWLPRTSTNMQPRLDIADSAIEQHPDGVADVGRAVQRGLDDIKVEFTRELRAAISVARDLPDAVLQDHIAAYVADIGQTLIDLVARSGATPLVRDGSEIQHLIADLHGRQRALFGWTAESLRREVEILEAVIDRAVRRECTECNAADIDAGLQLIQRMIRTSEQVTLRHLAPAQAPDEKS; encoded by the coding sequence GTGGCCGCACGCGTTCTCATCATAGGCAATTCCTCCGAGCCAGCCTCATGGCGTGCCTCCCTCACGCGGTCGTTTCAGGTCGACACGGCCGCGGACGCCGACGCGCTCGTGCACGGGACCACCCATTTCGATGCAGCGCTGATCGATGGCGGCGCGGTGGATCCGCTGCTGATGGCGCAGCGCCTGCACGCTCGGGATGCTACGCTTCAGCTCACGGTCGTCGCGGCGTCCGGCGAGCGTCCTTCACTCGAGCGTGCCATGATCCTGCGTCGGGGCGTCGGCGAGCTGTGGATCGCCGAGCCGTCCGACCTGGACGCGGCGTTCATCGAGCGTGCGGCGCAGGTCACCCGGCAGCGGCGCGGCTTTCGGACCATGCATCGCCGCATCGAGCATGATCTCGCGGCCATCGAGCCCCACTCCGCACGCCGCGCATTCATCTCCGACGCATACCTCGCCACGTTGCTCGGCCTGCTGCCCGACCCCGTCATCTCCTTCGACCACGACATGCGCGTGATCTCGTGGAATGATGCCGCCACCCAGTTCTTCGCCCGTACCCGCGGCAATGTGCTCGGCCAGCCGATCCTCGACATTACGACGCCGGTGGATCGCGCCGCGCTCGAGAACCTGCTCTCCGGCCACACGTCTCCATCACCCGCGCGCGCCGAGATAACGTTCGTGGTGGACGGAGAGCCGCGCGTGGCGGAGGCACTGACCGCGCGCGTCAGTGCCGAAGGTCGGACGACGCACATGCTCGTGTTGCACGATGTGACGGAGCAGCGTCGCATACAGACGGAGCTGGAGGCGAACGCAACCGAGCTCGAGGCACAGTCCGAGGAGTTGCAGCATCAGTCCGCGATGCTCGAGGAAGCACATGCGGACCTCGCATCCGTGAACGAGGAGCTTCAACGGGCCAATGCGGCGCTGACGCAGCGGACTGCGGACGCGGAAAAGGCGCGTGAGGAAGCGGAGCGCGCGAATCTCGCGAAGAGCGAGTTTCTCGCCACAATGAGCCACGAGATCCGCACGCCCATCAATGCGATCATCGGCTACAACGAGCTCCTGCAGATGGAGCTGGCCGGGCCGCTGACCGCGCAGCAGCGACAGCATCTGGAGCGGGTGCATTCGAGCAGCCAGCATCTGCTGGCACTGATTCAGGACGTGCTCGACCTGGCGCGGATAGAGGCGCGCCGCGTCGATGTCGAGACGGAGCGGGCCCTCGCCGTCAATGCGGTCGCCGCCGCCGTCGAGATCGTCGCTGCGACCGCACACGGGCGTGACATCGCTCTTTCGAGCGTGGCTCTGGCCGGTGACGGCGAGACGTACTACTACGGCGATGAACGGCGCGTCCAGCAGATCCTCGTGAACCTGCTCTCGAACGCGGTGAAGTTCACCGGACGCGGAGGACGCGTCGAGATCGCTTACGGTGTAGAGAACGACTCGCCGCTCGACGGCACGGACGCGGCTTTCATTCGCGTCACCGACACCGGCATCGGGATTGCGCCCGGCGACCTGGCCCGGATCTTCAAGCCGTTCGAGCAGGTCCAGCAGGGTCGCACCCGTGACCACGGCGGCGCGGGTCTCGGCCTCGCGATCAGTCGCGAGCTGGCGCAGCTCATGGGCGGCGATATAACCGTGACGAGCGAGGTCGGCCGCGGTTCCGCGTTCACACTCTGGCTGCCGCGCACCAGTACGAACATGCAGCCGCGCCTCGACATCGCGGACTCCGCGATCGAGCAGCACCCGGACGGTGTGGCCGACGTCGGGCGCGCCGTTCAGCGTGGGCTCGATGACATCAAGGTAGAGTTCACGCGTGAGCTGCGTGCTGCCATTTCCGTCGCGCGGGATCTTCCGGATGCCGTTCTCCAGGATCATATCGCCGCCTACGTCGCGGACATCGGTCAGACACTGATCGACCTGGTCGCGCGCTCCGGTGCGACGCCGCTCGTACGGGACGGCTCCGAGATCCAGCACCTGATCGCGGACCTGCACGGCCGGCAGCGCGCGCTGTTCGGCTGGACCGCCGAGTCACTCAGGCGTGAGGTCGAGATACTGGAGGCAGTGATCGATCGGGCCGTGCGACGCGAGTGCACCGAGTGTAACGCCGCCGATATCGACGCAGGCCTTCAACTCATTCAGCGGATGATCCGGACATCTGAACAGGTGACACTGCGGCATCTGGCGCCGGCACAGGCGCCGGACGAGAAATCCTGA
- a CDS encoding acyl-CoA dehydrogenase family protein produces the protein MEAENSLIPSRLHDLLGRAREIARTVVAENAEREDREASWPAPAMSALADAGLMGLNAPTSAGGHGEGLLGLTAITEAIGRESGSTALCYAMHCVGTAVIAAKATEYQTQTYLEPIARGEHITTLALSEPGTGMHFYIPQTRLTAQGDEYVLDGTKSFITSGGHCDSYVVSAASVEQPSSDGAFSCVMMDADTPRLEWLDEWHGLGMRANSSRTLKLDEVPVPRRNLLGAEGDQLWYVFEVIAPYFLMAMAATYLGVAQAAFDIALAHAGTRRFAHTGELLGADPVVSHRLGTMWSELERTRHLIYSAATRADAGDPGALVPVFASKAAAGDTSVLLTNEAMTICGGTAYRENSRLAQLLRDARASHVMAPTTDLLKTWAGRALVKLPLV, from the coding sequence ATGGAAGCTGAGAACTCGCTGATCCCGTCCCGGCTGCACGACCTGCTCGGTCGCGCGCGCGAGATCGCGCGGACCGTCGTTGCCGAGAACGCGGAGCGGGAGGACAGGGAGGCCTCGTGGCCCGCCCCGGCCATGTCTGCGCTGGCGGACGCGGGCCTCATGGGGCTCAATGCCCCCACCAGCGCGGGCGGTCACGGTGAGGGCCTGCTCGGACTCACGGCGATCACTGAAGCGATCGGACGCGAGAGCGGATCGACGGCGCTGTGTTACGCAATGCATTGCGTCGGTACGGCCGTGATCGCCGCGAAGGCCACGGAATACCAGACGCAGACCTACCTGGAGCCGATCGCACGCGGCGAGCACATCACGACGCTCGCACTGAGTGAGCCCGGCACCGGCATGCACTTCTATATCCCGCAGACGCGGCTGACGGCGCAGGGTGATGAGTACGTGCTGGATGGCACGAAGAGCTTCATCACGAGTGGCGGCCACTGCGACTCGTATGTCGTGTCAGCCGCGTCGGTCGAACAGCCGTCGAGCGACGGTGCATTCAGCTGTGTCATGATGGACGCGGACACGCCGCGGCTGGAGTGGCTCGACGAATGGCACGGGCTGGGCATGCGCGCCAACAGCTCACGCACGCTGAAGCTCGACGAGGTGCCGGTCCCGCGGCGCAACCTGCTCGGCGCCGAGGGCGATCAGCTGTGGTATGTATTCGAAGTGATCGCTCCCTACTTCCTCATGGCGATGGCCGCGACGTACCTCGGAGTGGCGCAGGCGGCGTTCGACATTGCGCTCGCGCATGCAGGGACCCGCAGGTTCGCCCACACCGGCGAGCTGCTGGGTGCCGACCCCGTGGTTTCTCATCGCCTGGGCACCATGTGGTCGGAGCTGGAGCGGACGCGCCACCTCATCTACTCGGCCGCAACGCGCGCCGACGCCGGCGATCCAGGCGCGCTGGTCCCGGTTTTCGCCAGCAAGGCCGCGGCGGGCGACACATCCGTTCTGCTGACGAATGAGGCAATGACGATCTGCGGCGGCACGGCGTATCGGGAGAACAGCAGACTGGCGCAACTGCTTCGTGACGCGCGAGCAAGTCATGTCATGGCCCCGACCACGGACCTGCTGAAGACGTGGGCCGGTCGCGCACTCGTGAAACTGCCGCTGGTGTGA
- a CDS encoding OsmC family protein — MQEEFSITLDLQRDYQFAVDFGLEGVPPLVTDEPPPLGEAAGPNPVRVLAAAVGNCMSASLKFCLSRSRIEVLDIKTVVEGTMVRNERGRFRVGSMRVRIEPVVGPDDVERMARCLEMFEDFCIVGQSVRDGIDIAVEVAPNSAAVAGGTGGATPGVDAVDAVGRGTP; from the coding sequence ATGCAGGAGGAATTCTCGATCACACTGGACCTGCAGCGGGACTATCAGTTCGCTGTCGACTTCGGGCTGGAAGGCGTACCGCCTCTGGTTACGGATGAGCCTCCGCCGCTCGGCGAGGCGGCGGGCCCGAACCCTGTGCGCGTGCTCGCGGCGGCCGTCGGCAACTGCATGAGCGCCAGTCTGAAATTCTGTCTCAGCCGATCCCGCATCGAGGTCCTCGATATCAAGACGGTCGTCGAGGGCACGATGGTCCGCAACGAGCGCGGCCGGTTCCGCGTCGGCTCCATGCGCGTCCGCATCGAGCCCGTGGTGGGCCCGGATGACGTGGAGCGAATGGCACGCTGCCTCGAGATGTTCGAGGACTTCTGTATCGTCGGGCAGAGCGTGCGTGACGGAATCGATATCGCCGTCGAGGTCGCGCCGAATTCTGCGGCCGTTGCAGGCGGCACCGGGGGCGCCACACCCGGCGTCGACGCCGTCGACGCCGTCGGACGCGGCACCCCTTAA
- a CDS encoding sigma-54 dependent transcriptional regulator — protein MDERILILEDDKLIREVVAERLSQRGFEPVVASTLAEARRLIASEHPDAALLDVKLPDGEGTEILRELVASDDVPCVMMTAHGTIESAVAALRLGALDYLEKPFSIDRVEATMRAALERTRLRRELRSLRGPGASGRMIGTSPAMREVTDLVEKVAPADSATVLILGETGTGKGLLARTIHDLSPRADGPFVNVTCSALTESLMESELFGHEKGAFTDARTLKRGLVEVADQGTLFLDEIAELSPGVQGKLLRFIEEKTFRRVGGTRDLVVNARVVAATNRDLEADVHAGRFRQDLFYRLSVLPIELPPLRHRASDVPLLVTAFMNSYSRELGRRVRHVEPEAMERLKEHDWPGNIRELRNIIERAVLLAEGDSIRLENLPREFQRTDGRREESDAATFGPDGVDLGTLERMLLREALRRAEGNRSEAGRLLGLSRHQVRNRLAKYGGEP, from the coding sequence ATGGATGAGCGGATACTGATCCTGGAGGACGACAAGCTCATTCGCGAAGTAGTGGCCGAGCGGCTTTCCCAGCGAGGCTTCGAGCCGGTCGTCGCGTCGACGCTGGCCGAGGCGCGACGCCTGATCGCATCGGAGCATCCGGACGCCGCGCTCCTCGATGTGAAACTGCCGGACGGCGAAGGAACGGAGATACTGCGCGAGCTCGTGGCGTCCGACGACGTGCCGTGCGTCATGATGACGGCGCATGGCACCATCGAGTCCGCTGTTGCGGCGCTGCGCCTTGGCGCGCTCGACTATCTGGAGAAGCCTTTCTCGATCGACCGTGTCGAGGCGACGATGCGTGCGGCGCTGGAACGCACGCGCCTGCGTCGCGAGCTGCGGTCGCTGCGCGGGCCGGGCGCGTCCGGCCGCATGATCGGCACGAGCCCCGCCATGCGCGAGGTGACGGACCTGGTGGAGAAGGTCGCCCCTGCGGACTCGGCGACAGTACTGATCCTCGGAGAGACGGGCACGGGCAAGGGCCTCCTTGCCCGCACGATCCACGATCTCAGCCCGCGCGCTGACGGTCCGTTCGTCAACGTCACCTGCTCCGCTCTCACCGAGAGCCTGATGGAATCAGAGCTGTTCGGTCATGAGAAGGGTGCGTTCACGGACGCTCGCACGCTCAAGCGCGGCCTCGTGGAAGTCGCCGACCAGGGCACGCTGTTCCTGGATGAGATCGCGGAGCTGTCACCGGGCGTGCAGGGCAAGCTGCTGCGTTTCATCGAGGAGAAGACGTTCCGCCGCGTGGGTGGCACACGGGACCTGGTCGTGAACGCACGCGTCGTCGCAGCGACGAACCGTGATCTCGAGGCGGACGTGCACGCGGGCCGCTTCCGCCAGGACCTGTTCTACCGGTTGAGTGTGCTGCCGATCGAGCTGCCGCCGCTGCGACATCGGGCGTCAGACGTACCGCTCCTGGTCACTGCGTTCATGAACAGTTACAGCCGCGAGCTCGGCCGGCGTGTGCGCCATGTCGAGCCGGAGGCCATGGAGCGCCTGAAGGAGCACGACTGGCCCGGCAACATCCGCGAGCTCCGCAACATCATCGAGCGTGCAGTGCTGCTGGCGGAGGGTGATTCCATACGCCTGGAGAACCTGCCGCGCGAGTTCCAGCGGACGGATGGGCGACGGGAGGAATCGGACGCCGCGACGTTCGGTCCGGACGGGGTGGACCTCGGTACGCTGGAGCGCATGCTGCTGCGTGAAGCACTGCGCCGTGCCGAGGGCAATCGCAGCGAGGCCGGTCGCCTGCTCGGTCTGAGCCGGCACCAGGTGCGGAACCGACTCGCGAAATACGGGGGCGAGCCTTGA
- a CDS encoding ATP-binding protein, which yields MKRSMLNRLRDLPLRSKVGLTMVAGGFAVLALVAFLSFGYWHDQLVSTAREQALVSATTAQATIQSALSRGDEAAARQTLQQLAATQTVEFARVHSSDGLVLLSSDESEEGVRAERGAWLPAAGELPAMGVARTTGRGDVVDVFMPIRVAQPAVMELRYSMAPLRAAVRRGMWMGVGLVLLGLLALGFVLVTMLEREVVGPLQRMGHLLSDDSASGNHRRPGRDELKEIEASMVRLISHRREVEARAAERDLAADQREGFAQVGELAAEMAHEFKRPLASIRSAMDLLEQEYVMDPGSRDVLDSMHQQLERLSDTMRDLFSLARPMPPERTAVPVREVIDDALLGLAGHPALRGVEIIRDYDGDVSAIAAEPRRIQQAVQNVVLNAAEAMPDGGTITLSIRSTDGRIAIAVRDTGLGMTDEAVQQALRPFHSTKPNGTGLGLPLVVRIMAAHGGELAIDSQPGQGTTVWLTLPAAGSPTGHGTSEQREPAPASHDEASGAILPRSPDAHLRQPHEPARTHG from the coding sequence ATGAAACGCTCCATGCTGAACCGGCTCCGGGACCTGCCGCTGCGCAGCAAGGTCGGCCTCACCATGGTCGCCGGCGGCTTCGCCGTTCTCGCGCTCGTCGCATTTCTCTCTTTCGGCTACTGGCACGATCAGCTCGTTTCGACCGCACGCGAGCAGGCACTCGTATCCGCGACCACGGCCCAGGCCACCATCCAGTCGGCTCTTTCGCGCGGCGACGAGGCCGCGGCCCGTCAGACGCTCCAGCAGCTCGCCGCCACACAGACCGTGGAGTTCGCCCGCGTCCACAGCAGCGACGGGCTGGTCCTGCTGTCATCGGATGAATCCGAAGAAGGCGTCCGGGCGGAGCGCGGCGCGTGGCTGCCGGCTGCCGGGGAGCTCCCGGCGATGGGCGTCGCGCGCACGACGGGCCGCGGCGATGTCGTCGATGTCTTCATGCCGATCCGGGTCGCACAGCCGGCCGTGATGGAGCTGCGCTACTCCATGGCTCCCCTGCGTGCGGCCGTGCGACGCGGCATGTGGATGGGTGTCGGCCTCGTTCTGCTCGGTCTGCTCGCCCTCGGCTTCGTACTCGTCACCATGCTCGAGCGCGAGGTCGTCGGTCCGCTACAGCGCATGGGACACCTGCTCTCCGACGATAGCGCGAGCGGCAATCACAGGCGGCCCGGGCGCGACGAGCTCAAGGAGATCGAAGCCTCCATGGTCCGCCTGATCAGCCATCGTCGCGAGGTCGAAGCACGGGCCGCCGAACGCGACCTCGCAGCGGATCAGCGCGAAGGCTTTGCCCAGGTCGGCGAGCTCGCGGCCGAGATGGCCCACGAGTTCAAGCGCCCGCTCGCATCCATTCGCTCGGCGATGGACCTGCTCGAGCAGGAATACGTCATGGATCCGGGCAGCCGCGACGTGCTCGACTCGATGCACCAGCAGCTCGAGCGTCTCTCCGACACGATGCGCGACCTATTCTCGCTCGCCCGACCGATGCCGCCTGAGCGAACGGCCGTCCCCGTACGCGAAGTCATCGATGACGCGCTGCTCGGCCTCGCCGGACATCCCGCCCTGCGCGGTGTGGAGATCATCCGCGACTATGACGGCGATGTATCCGCGATCGCTGCCGAGCCGCGGCGTATCCAGCAGGCCGTTCAGAACGTCGTGTTGAATGCCGCCGAGGCCATGCCGGACGGCGGCACCATCACGCTCTCCATTCGATCGACCGACGGCCGCATTGCCATCGCCGTCCGTGATACCGGACTCGGCATGACCGACGAGGCCGTGCAGCAGGCGCTGCGCCCGTTCCACTCCACGAAGCCGAATGGCACCGGCCTGGGCCTGCCGCTCGTCGTACGAATCATGGCCGCGCACGGCGGTGAGCTGGCGATCGACAGTCAGCCCGGCCAGGGAACCACGGTCTGGCTTACCCTGCCCGCCGCGGGCTCGCCGACCGGGCACGGCACCAGTGAGCAACGCGAGCCAGCTCCCGCATCGCACGACGAGGCGTCGGGTGCGATACTGCCGCGCAGTCCCGACGCGCACCTTCGCCAGCCGCACGAGCCAGCGAGGACCCATGGATGA
- a CDS encoding cytochrome c3 family protein produces the protein MGRHLLLTGIALAITFAGCTEDPAARTRVGSADSSAAAFAGDAHSSAAAGIPMSDGAHAGLPCARCHDGAAMGRSIPAASDDACLDCHEADGAGTVALGTIEMEHYAHGGDDAIAAGCASCHVHETGELELSVTTTGCALCHAESLAGSSPEGCRLCHTDPGHVALTSQNVPVVHSELPWIGGECVRCHFDVGRPATTVAASTCVECHRNAAAVTEQGAGRDLHPSHTGVTCSGCHEDVSHHIVAMSSGVELSCTQCHATVHDIRAGDVFAASTCNACHTAAHAAEQRLMLGVAPAGLAATPADKFLVGLTCRSCHVQTADAAGTRINCVGCHSSEYATVLTWWERGSAQRLAQTAQYVAAASAAAGSDSARVLAAAADSLVTFVRQGGPAHNLPLSHRALEEALVRAAAAWTATGSAAPTPPDLGRTPRMGQCTYCHYEWREPRFQLDMPDAFHRRVMSRGENAARTADPRTP, from the coding sequence GTGGGCCGTCACCTTCTGCTGACCGGCATCGCGCTGGCGATCACGTTCGCCGGCTGCACCGAGGATCCCGCCGCGAGGACGCGCGTCGGGTCCGCGGATTCATCTGCTGCGGCCTTCGCCGGGGACGCACATTCCTCCGCCGCGGCTGGCATCCCGATGTCGGACGGTGCCCACGCCGGGCTGCCGTGCGCCCGCTGCCACGATGGCGCTGCCATGGGGCGGAGCATACCCGCCGCGAGCGATGACGCGTGTCTGGACTGCCACGAAGCCGACGGAGCAGGCACCGTCGCACTCGGTACCATCGAGATGGAGCATTACGCACACGGCGGTGACGATGCCATCGCCGCCGGATGCGCATCCTGTCACGTTCACGAGACCGGCGAACTGGAGCTGAGCGTAACAACGACCGGATGCGCGCTGTGTCACGCCGAAAGCCTGGCTGGGTCCAGCCCCGAGGGTTGCCGACTCTGCCATACTGACCCCGGCCACGTCGCACTCACCAGCCAGAACGTGCCCGTAGTGCATTCGGAGCTGCCGTGGATAGGCGGTGAATGCGTGCGCTGCCACTTCGATGTGGGACGCCCGGCCACAACCGTCGCCGCATCGACATGTGTGGAGTGCCACAGGAATGCCGCGGCCGTGACGGAGCAGGGCGCCGGGCGCGACCTGCATCCATCGCACACCGGCGTGACGTGCAGTGGCTGCCACGAAGACGTCTCCCATCACATTGTCGCGATGAGCAGCGGTGTCGAGCTCAGCTGCACGCAATGTCACGCGACCGTGCACGATATCCGTGCCGGCGACGTGTTCGCTGCGTCCACGTGCAACGCCTGTCACACCGCGGCGCACGCCGCAGAGCAGCGCCTCATGCTCGGCGTCGCACCCGCAGGACTCGCGGCGACACCGGCTGACAAGTTCCTGGTCGGGCTCACATGCCGTTCATGTCATGTGCAGACGGCCGATGCAGCAGGCACCCGCATCAACTGTGTCGGGTGTCACTCATCCGAGTACGCGACCGTCCTGACATGGTGGGAACGCGGCAGTGCGCAGCGCCTCGCCCAGACCGCGCAGTATGTGGCCGCGGCCAGCGCGGCCGCCGGGTCCGACAGCGCCCGCGTTCTTGCCGCCGCCGCCGATTCACTCGTCACATTCGTCCGGCAGGGCGGCCCTGCACACAACCTCCCGCTTTCGCATCGCGCGCTCGAGGAGGCACTCGTGCGGGCGGCCGCCGCCTGGACGGCCACGGGAAGCGCCGCGCCGACGCCGCCGGACCTCGGGCGCACGCCGCGCATGGGCCAGTGCACGTACTGTCATTATGAATGGCGGGAGCCTCGCTTCCAGCTGGACATGCCGGATGCGTTCCATCGCAGGGTGATGTCGCGCGGAGAGAACGCTGCGCGTACGGCGGATCCCCGCACGCCCTGA